From a region of the Salvelinus alpinus chromosome 2, SLU_Salpinus.1, whole genome shotgun sequence genome:
- the LOC139545903 gene encoding zinc finger protein 271-like isoform X2, with the protein MSEPGSGCGVPAQTSSQQGPEVMTVKLEDCSQTLELNVIVKEEEEEEEEREIKEEENSDSGKSSNPGSDSKPSPTASGNHKQCRQKHQPCCSDSFICPTHLKSLKQTPKIKKTYLCSQCGKSFSRTGDLKSHQRSHSKKKPYHCAQCGEGFTQLGSLKSHQRIHTGEKPYHCSQCGKSFNRSGNLTEHQRIHTGEKPHHCTQCGKCFSRAGILKTHKRTHTGEKPFHCSACGKSFTREVSLKNHQRVHTGEKPFHCSTCGRGFSEKVNLNRHERVHSEEKPYHCTTCGKSFNHSGSLKEHQRIHTGEKPYHCTECGKKFRFAGDLKNHQRSHSREKPYHCSLCGKSFNQPGNLKSHQRIHIEEKPTCTVNVIIKEEEGEREINDKVKREVEESNGVVDSGTSRLPGRYRYPCPQCGKNFSSSSNLKNHQRVHTGEKPFHCSACGKRFREKAHLKRHEKVHSGEKPYNCFECGKNFRLEDTLQKHQRIHTGEKPHHCSLCGKSFNHSGSLKEHQRIHSGEKPYHCSFCGKSFYHSGTFKKHQQRHIGVKPTCNLNVIVKEKDDDCTLNVIVKEEDGDCNLNVIVKKEDGDCTPNVIVKEEDGDCNLNVIVKEEDDDPDTSRLPDCGLYPCPQCGKNFSSSSNLKNHQRVHTGEKPFHCSACGKSFSEKANLKRHERVHEKEKREVEEEEKTGGVVDQGTSRLPGRGSYPCPQCGKSFSSLGNLNNHQKVHTGEKPYHCTQCVKSFSEKANLKRHEIVHSGEKPYHCTQCGKNFRVADTLQKHQRIHTGEKPNHCYFCGKSFDNLGSLKEHKKIHNGEKPYHCTQCGKSFNYSGNFKKHQRIHIGENPTFTLNVIVKEEEEDGKEGEVEVKEGEVEVKEGEVEVEKREVKEEAT; encoded by the exons GAAAGAGCTCCAACCCAGGCTCAGACAGCAAGCCCAGTCCCACAGCATCAGGAAATCATAAACAATGCAGACAGAAGCACCAACCCTGCTGTAGCGACAGTTTTATTTGTCCAACTCACCTCAAATCACTCAAACAGACTCCCAAAATAAAGAAGACATACCTCTGCtcccaatgtgggaagagtttcagtCGGACAGGAGACCTAAAGAGTCATCAGAGATCACACAGTAAAAAAAAGCCTTACCACTGTGCTCAGTGTGGGGAGGGATTCACTCAGCTTGGAAGTCTAAAAAGTCACCAGAGAATAcatacaggggagaagccttaccactgctcccagtgtgggaagagctttaaTCGTTCAGGAAACCTTACAGAACATCAAAGAATACATACAGGGGAGAAGCCTCACCACTGCACCCAATGTGGGAAGTGTTTCAGTCGGGCAGGAATTCTAAAGACTCATAAGagaactcacacaggagagaaacctttccaCTGCTCTgcttgtgggaagagttttacaagAGAAGTAAGCCTAAAGAATCATCAAAGagtacacactggagagaaacctttccACTGCTCCACATGCGGGAGGGGTTTCAGTGAGAAAGTAAATCTTAATAGACATGAGAGAGTACATAGTgaagagaagccttaccactgcaccACATGTGGGAAGAGCTTTAATCATTCAGGAAGCCTTAAGGAACACCAGAGAATACATACAGGGGAGAAACCTTACCACTGCACTGAGTGTGGAAAGAAATTCCGTTTTGCAGGAGATCTAAAGAATCACCAGAGATCACACAGtagagagaagccttaccactgctctctTTGTGGGAAAAGTTTCAATCAACCCGGAAACCTAAAGAGTCATCAGCGAATACACATAGAAGAGAAGCCTACCTGTACTGTCAATGTGATTatcaaagaggaggagggtgagagggaaaTCAATGATAAGGTAAAGAGAGAAGTTGAGGAAAGTAATGGTGTAGTTGACTCAGGTACTTCAAGACTACCTGGTCGTTATCGTTACCCCTGCCCTCAATGTGGGAAGAATTTTAGTTCCTCAAGTAATCTAAAGAATCATCAAAGagtacacactggagagaaacctttccactgctcagcatgtgggaagcGTTTCCGTGAGAAAGCACACCTTAAGAGACATGAGAAGGTACAtagtggagagaagccttacaacTGCTTCGAATGTGGGAAGAATTTCCGTTTGGAAGATACTCTACAGAAACACcagagaatccacacaggagagaagcctcacCACTGCTCTCTTTGTGGGAAGAGCTTTAATCATTCAGGAAGCCTTAAAGAACATCAAAGAATACAtagtggagagaagccttaccactgctctttTTGTGGGAAGAGCTTCTATCATTCAGGAACCTTTAAGAAACATCAGCAAAGACACATTGGAGTGAAACCTACCTGTAATCTCAATGTGATTGTCAAAGAGAAGGATGATGACTGTACTCTCAATGTGATTGTCAAAGAGGAGGATGGTGACTGTAATCTCAATGTGATTGTCAAAAAGGAGGATGGTGACTGTACTCCCAATGTGATTGTCAAAGAGGAGGATGGTGACTGTAATCTCAATGTGATTGTCAAAGAGGAGGATGATGACCCAGATACATCAAGACTACCTGATTGTGGTCTTTACCCCTGTCCTCAATGTGGAAAGAATTTTAGTTCCTCGAGTAATCTAAAGAATCATCAAAGagtacacactggagagaaacctttccactgctctgcatgtgggaagagtttcagtgAGAAAGCAAACCTTAAGAGACATGAGAGGGTACATGAGAAGGAAAAGAGAGAAGTTGAGGAAGAGGAGAAAACTGGTGGTGTAGTTGACCAAGGTACATCAAGACTACCTGGTCGTGGGAGTTACCCCTGtcctcaatgtgggaagagtttcagtTCCTTAGGTAATCTAAATAATCATCAAAAAGTACACacgggagagaagccttaccactgcaccCAATGTGTGAAGAGCTTCAGTGAGAAAGCAAACCTTAAGAGACATGAGATAGTACAcagtggagagaagccttaccactgcaccCAATGTGGGAAGAATTTCCGTGTGGCAGATACCCTACAGAAACACcagagaatccacacaggagagaagcctaaCCACTGCTATTTTTGTGGGAAGAGCTTTGATAATTTAGGCAGCCTTAAGgaacataaaaaaatacataatggagagaagccttaccactgcactcaatgtgggaagagcttcaattACTCAGGAAATTTTAAGAAACATCAAAGAATACATATTGGAGAGAATCCTACCTTTACTCTCAATGTGAttgtcaaagaggaggaggaagatggaaaagagggagaagttgaGGTCAAAGAGGGAGAAGTTGAGGTCAAAGAGGGAGAAGTTGAG GTCGAGAAGAGAGAAGTGAAGGAAGAGGCTACATAA
- the LOC139545903 gene encoding zinc finger protein 271-like isoform X1 has product MSEPGSGCGVPAQTSSQQGPEVMTVKLEDCSQTLELNVIVKEEEEEEEEREIKEEENSDSGKSSNPGSDSKPSPTASGNHKQCRQKHQPCCSDSFICPTHLKSLKQTPKIKKTYLCSQCGKSFSRTGDLKSHQRSHSKKKPYHCAQCGEGFTQLGSLKSHQRIHTGEKPYHCSQCGKSFNRSGNLTEHQRIHTGEKPHHCTQCGKCFSRAGILKTHKRTHTGEKPFHCSACGKSFTREVSLKNHQRVHTGEKPFHCSTCGRGFSEKVNLNRHERVHSEEKPYHCTTCGKSFNHSGSLKEHQRIHTGEKPYHCTECGKKFRFAGDLKNHQRSHSREKPYHCSLCGKSFNQPGNLKSHQRIHIEEKPTCTVNVIIKEEEGEREINDKVKREVEESNGVVDSGTSRLPGRYRYPCPQCGKNFSSSSNLKNHQRVHTGEKPFHCSACGKRFREKAHLKRHEKVHSGEKPYNCFECGKNFRLEDTLQKHQRIHTGEKPHHCSLCGKSFNHSGSLKEHQRIHSGEKPYHCSFCGKSFYHSGTFKKHQQRHIGVKPTCNLNVIVKEKDDDCTLNVIVKEEDGDCNLNVIVKKEDGDCTPNVIVKEEDGDCNLNVIVKEEDDDPDTSRLPDCGLYPCPQCGKNFSSSSNLKNHQRVHTGEKPFHCSACGKSFSEKANLKRHERVHEKEKREVEEEEKTGGVVDQGTSRLPGRGSYPCPQCGKSFSSLGNLNNHQKVHTGEKPYHCTQCVKSFSEKANLKRHEIVHSGEKPYHCTQCGKNFRVADTLQKHQRIHTGEKPNHCYFCGKSFDNLGSLKEHKKIHNGEKPYHCTQCGKSFNYSGNFKKHQRIHIGENPTFTLNVIVKEEEEDGKEGEVEVKEGEVEVKEGEVEVKEGEVEVKEGEVEVEKREVKEEAT; this is encoded by the coding sequence GAAAGAGCTCCAACCCAGGCTCAGACAGCAAGCCCAGTCCCACAGCATCAGGAAATCATAAACAATGCAGACAGAAGCACCAACCCTGCTGTAGCGACAGTTTTATTTGTCCAACTCACCTCAAATCACTCAAACAGACTCCCAAAATAAAGAAGACATACCTCTGCtcccaatgtgggaagagtttcagtCGGACAGGAGACCTAAAGAGTCATCAGAGATCACACAGTAAAAAAAAGCCTTACCACTGTGCTCAGTGTGGGGAGGGATTCACTCAGCTTGGAAGTCTAAAAAGTCACCAGAGAATAcatacaggggagaagccttaccactgctcccagtgtgggaagagctttaaTCGTTCAGGAAACCTTACAGAACATCAAAGAATACATACAGGGGAGAAGCCTCACCACTGCACCCAATGTGGGAAGTGTTTCAGTCGGGCAGGAATTCTAAAGACTCATAAGagaactcacacaggagagaaacctttccaCTGCTCTgcttgtgggaagagttttacaagAGAAGTAAGCCTAAAGAATCATCAAAGagtacacactggagagaaacctttccACTGCTCCACATGCGGGAGGGGTTTCAGTGAGAAAGTAAATCTTAATAGACATGAGAGAGTACATAGTgaagagaagccttaccactgcaccACATGTGGGAAGAGCTTTAATCATTCAGGAAGCCTTAAGGAACACCAGAGAATACATACAGGGGAGAAACCTTACCACTGCACTGAGTGTGGAAAGAAATTCCGTTTTGCAGGAGATCTAAAGAATCACCAGAGATCACACAGtagagagaagccttaccactgctctctTTGTGGGAAAAGTTTCAATCAACCCGGAAACCTAAAGAGTCATCAGCGAATACACATAGAAGAGAAGCCTACCTGTACTGTCAATGTGATTatcaaagaggaggagggtgagagggaaaTCAATGATAAGGTAAAGAGAGAAGTTGAGGAAAGTAATGGTGTAGTTGACTCAGGTACTTCAAGACTACCTGGTCGTTATCGTTACCCCTGCCCTCAATGTGGGAAGAATTTTAGTTCCTCAAGTAATCTAAAGAATCATCAAAGagtacacactggagagaaacctttccactgctcagcatgtgggaagcGTTTCCGTGAGAAAGCACACCTTAAGAGACATGAGAAGGTACAtagtggagagaagccttacaacTGCTTCGAATGTGGGAAGAATTTCCGTTTGGAAGATACTCTACAGAAACACcagagaatccacacaggagagaagcctcacCACTGCTCTCTTTGTGGGAAGAGCTTTAATCATTCAGGAAGCCTTAAAGAACATCAAAGAATACAtagtggagagaagccttaccactgctctttTTGTGGGAAGAGCTTCTATCATTCAGGAACCTTTAAGAAACATCAGCAAAGACACATTGGAGTGAAACCTACCTGTAATCTCAATGTGATTGTCAAAGAGAAGGATGATGACTGTACTCTCAATGTGATTGTCAAAGAGGAGGATGGTGACTGTAATCTCAATGTGATTGTCAAAAAGGAGGATGGTGACTGTACTCCCAATGTGATTGTCAAAGAGGAGGATGGTGACTGTAATCTCAATGTGATTGTCAAAGAGGAGGATGATGACCCAGATACATCAAGACTACCTGATTGTGGTCTTTACCCCTGTCCTCAATGTGGAAAGAATTTTAGTTCCTCGAGTAATCTAAAGAATCATCAAAGagtacacactggagagaaacctttccactgctctgcatgtgggaagagtttcagtgAGAAAGCAAACCTTAAGAGACATGAGAGGGTACATGAGAAGGAAAAGAGAGAAGTTGAGGAAGAGGAGAAAACTGGTGGTGTAGTTGACCAAGGTACATCAAGACTACCTGGTCGTGGGAGTTACCCCTGtcctcaatgtgggaagagtttcagtTCCTTAGGTAATCTAAATAATCATCAAAAAGTACACacgggagagaagccttaccactgcaccCAATGTGTGAAGAGCTTCAGTGAGAAAGCAAACCTTAAGAGACATGAGATAGTACAcagtggagagaagccttaccactgcaccCAATGTGGGAAGAATTTCCGTGTGGCAGATACCCTACAGAAACACcagagaatccacacaggagagaagcctaaCCACTGCTATTTTTGTGGGAAGAGCTTTGATAATTTAGGCAGCCTTAAGgaacataaaaaaatacataatggagagaagccttaccactgcactcaatgtgggaagagcttcaattACTCAGGAAATTTTAAGAAACATCAAAGAATACATATTGGAGAGAATCCTACCTTTACTCTCAATGTGAttgtcaaagaggaggaggaagatggaaaagagggagaagttgaGGTCAAAGAGGGAGAAGTTGAGGTCAAAGAGGGAGAAGTTGAGGTCAAAGAGGGAGAAGTTGAGGTCAAAGAGGGAGAAGTTGAGGTCGAGAAGAGAGAAGTGAAGGAAGAGGCTACATAA